Genomic window (Fluviispira vulneris):
TTCATGTCATTAATTATAACATTAATGTCTTTAATAAATTTATCTTTAAATGGGAACTTGCTTTGTTGAGTCTTCAAAAAACCAATATATCCAAACTCTTTGCTTAGATCCATTATTTTTATTATCTTTTCTTCAGGACTATTAGGATTATAGAATCCACCTCTTCGCAATTTTTCAAGTTCAATTTCTATAGCAATATCATCATTCACATAACAATCAATATGATGCGCAATTACTTTTCTTAAATTTTGATATGTTTCTTTTGTTTCACTTAAAAATATATATTCTTTTGCAACTGCATCCATGATAATTTTAGGCATAGCAAAGCCAGAGTTTTTTGACACAGTTAATCCTTTATAATCTTCTGGCCACTTTTTTTTCTTTAAAATGCTCTTTGTTGCTCTGCAAAATAATGCTAATTGTTCATTTAAAATTTTTTCAGAGTATTTCATCCAAGCTCTCTCTACCGGTCTATAATATGGTGGATATATAGCTAAAACATTTCCTTTTTCCACTTCAGCCAACCCTCTTTTCCAGGGAACAGCTTCAATTTTAACTTCAAAGTCTTTTAGTTTGCTAAAAGCCTCTTTCAAAATATTATAATAAATTCCAGCTGGATTTTCATTTTCAATATATGAATAGGGTTGATAACCATCATCTGCATAGATCAAAATTTTTTGCTTTGCCGATGTAATCTGATCTGTTGCTATTAAATATAGAACTAAGAAAATGGTATATAAAATTTTCTTATACATGAATCAAATACCTCATAGAATATAATCCCAATAGATTAAATAATATTTTAATTACAATATTTTCAGATTCAACAATTCCACATGTTTTATCGTATAATAATTTGACATTTTAATCTTAGCAAAATTCTATTAGAATAAAAGTTAAGAGGAAATTCTTATGACAACTGAAATCGTTTTAGGTATTCTCACTGGCCATGGCCCCAGAACCACAGCGCCGTTTTTAGATAGAATAGTTACTTTTTGTCAAAAATTATATGGTGCAAAGCTTGATGCCGATCTACCACATATGCTGATCTATTCTTTGCCAATTCCATTTTTCTCAAACAAAACAGGCGATAACGAAATTATCAAAGAACACTTATATCGAGGAATTGATAGATTAAAAAATGCTCAGATTCATATTCTTGCAGTACCAAGCAATTATATTCACCATTATTTTGACTATATAAAAGAGATAATAAATATTCCAATATTAAATATTGTAAATGAGACAATTGAATCACTGCCAAGAGATAATCATAAATTAGCTTTACTTGCAGCTAACTCAACAATTGATAATGGATCTTATCAAATAGAATTAGAGAAAAATAATATACATTTTTTTCATAATGATGAATTACAAGATAATGTTTCACAACTTATTATTTCATTAAAACAAACAGGTTTATCTTCTCATTCATTAAAACTTTGGAAAAAAATTTGTAATTATTGCATAGAAAACAATTGCGATAGCATTATTAATACCAATAGCGAGATCTCTCACTGTCTAAAATATGAAGGAAGTGAGCTCTTTGCTCATATTACAGATTCTTATGATGTCCTTGCTTCTGCTTGCGTAAAAAAGTACCTATTATTAAATCAGCAAAACATTTTAAAATTTGGATAAAATATTTAATTGCATTTTGTACTTTTTAACAGTGCTAACAAATATTTTCTCCATTCATTTTTCATTTTTTTTCGTGTAAAATAACCTTTCTTTTTCAGTAACTTAAAAAAAAGCTTGATTTCTTAAAAAATAGCGCCTAACCATTTATTTTAATTAAAATTTATTCAGATAATTGCTCTAACCAAGACCACTAACATATAATAATAATTGATATAAAAAATTTGACGATTCTCGATCTATAGGATAAGGTACTTTCAATGTCTAAAAATAATTTTTTTTAAGGTATCAAAATGAAAAATTCTACAAGTGATTTATTACAAAGTGAATTAATCGGTATTTTGAAAATGCTCAATCGTTCTGATTTAAGAATAGTTAATCTTCCACTCTATTATAAAATATTAGAGAAATTTGTAAATTTACTTGATGTTGCAACGACAGCACAAGAAGCTGAAGATATTAGGAAAAGTAAGCTTGAAAATATGTTTGAAAATAAAACAGAGCAAGAGCAGACTGACTCAAACGAAGGAGAATTACAAAATATAAAACCAACAGGCCTTTATCATTGAGAATATATTTTCGACAAGCGAGTCATATCTAGAGAAAGTCAACTTCCAACAATATATTCGATCTTTTATTTTTGTTTTGAATCGAGATATTCCCGTCTTCTAGCGAGAGCAACGGTTCTTGGAGGTAAATCGAGTTCTTCTTTTCTTTTCGAAGCTAATTGTCCACAAGCAGCACTGACATCTTGTCCACGACTGTAACGAACAGGTGCTGGAATGGATCTATCAGATAAATATTTTTGAAAATCGCGCATACGGTCATAATCAGTTGCAACCATGTTATCTGCTCCGGGATGTGGATTCATAGGTATAAGATTTACTTTTGCTTTCATCCCATGCAGAAATTTAACCAATTTTTTTGCATGTGTCATTGAGTCATTGACTCCTTTGATCATAACATATTCAAAAGTAATTCCGTGACGTGTCTGCACCGGATATTCAAGCAAGACTTTCTTCATTTCAGCCAATGAATATTTTTTATTAACAGGCATCATAGATGATCTCTGTTCTTCATCAGGTGAATGCAAAGAAATAGCAAGTGCCACAGGCACATCTTGACCCAAACGAGTAATTTCAGGCAAAAGTCCTGAAGTTGAAACTGTGACCTTATGTTTTGAAAGACCAAATATTTTTGGATCGACCATTAATTTACAAGCAGCAACCACATTGTCATAATTATCGAGCGGTTCACCCATCCCCATAAAAACGATATTAGTTACTTTTCTTTCTAAGATATTGCGTTCTATAAGTCTCTTATTGGCAATGACAATTTGAATTAATATTTCACCCATCGATAAATTACGACTTAAACCCATTTTACCCGTTTGGCAAAAAGTACAGGCCATGCGACAGCCCACTTGACTGCTTATACATAATGTTACTCTATTGTCAGATGGCATAAGTACACATTCAGAAAACCGACCATCGTATAATTTAAGTAATATTTTTTCACTGCCATCTTCAGATGCTAAAATTGTATCTATTTCAGGAATAGACCAATCAAATTCTTGAGCCAATAAATCACGTAATAATTTAGGAATATTTGAAAAATCTTGGGGAGAAAAACAATGACGCAAGAACAACCAATCGATCAATTGTCGTGCTCTAAAGCCCTTGTCACCTTTAGAAATAAACCATTCAGCCCAATCTTTTTCGCTCATCAAAAGAGCAATTTTCTTATTCATAATACCCTTAAACTAAAAACTCACTCACATCTTGAACAAATTTATCGGCTTCTTCTATGAGAATAAGATGCCCAATTCCCTCATAGACTTTCAAAACAGAATTCTCAATATTCGACTTTAAATAAAGAGAATTTTCTAATGGAATAATATGATCTTCATCTCCAGAAATAATAAAAGTTTTTGCTTTTATCTTTGTAAGAAAAGATGTCCCATCAAAAATAGCTGATGTATAAAATTGAATTTCTGCAGATTTATCACTGCTAGCTTCATTTTCTGCTCGAGCTTTTAAAATAGATTTGCACATCATATCAAAAAGCAATGGTGATCCTTGCAAAAATCTTTTGCCAAAGTAACGAGCCATCTGTTCTTTTGTAGACTCTAAAGTTACATAAGGATTCTTATACTTAAGCTCTTTCGGATCTGTTACCTGAACTGGCCATTTACGACCGCTTCCCCCAGCAGTGGTGCTTACAAGAAAAAGCTTATCCACATTTC
Coding sequences:
- a CDS encoding substrate-binding periplasmic protein — protein: MYKKILYTIFLVLYLIATDQITSAKQKILIYADDGYQPYSYIENENPAGIYYNILKEAFSKLKDFEVKIEAVPWKRGLAEVEKGNVLAIYPPYYRPVERAWMKYSEKILNEQLALFCRATKSILKKKKWPEDYKGLTVSKNSGFAMPKIIMDAVAKEYIFLSETKETYQNLRKVIAHHIDCYVNDDIAIEIELEKLRRGGFYNPNSPEEKIIKIMDLSKEFGYIGFLKTQQSKFPFKDKFIKDINVIINDMKKNGRIEEIKQNYISKLSSNL
- a CDS encoding aspartate/glutamate racemase family protein, translated to MTTEIVLGILTGHGPRTTAPFLDRIVTFCQKLYGAKLDADLPHMLIYSLPIPFFSNKTGDNEIIKEHLYRGIDRLKNAQIHILAVPSNYIHHYFDYIKEIINIPILNIVNETIESLPRDNHKLALLAANSTIDNGSYQIELEKNNIHFFHNDELQDNVSQLIISLKQTGLSSHSLKLWKKICNYCIENNCDSIINTNSEISHCLKYEGSELFAHITDSYDVLASACVKKYLLLNQQNILKFG
- the rlmN gene encoding 23S rRNA (adenine(2503)-C(2))-methyltransferase RlmN; translation: MNKKIALLMSEKDWAEWFISKGDKGFRARQLIDWLFLRHCFSPQDFSNIPKLLRDLLAQEFDWSIPEIDTILASEDGSEKILLKLYDGRFSECVLMPSDNRVTLCISSQVGCRMACTFCQTGKMGLSRNLSMGEILIQIVIANKRLIERNILERKVTNIVFMGMGEPLDNYDNVVAACKLMVDPKIFGLSKHKVTVSTSGLLPEITRLGQDVPVALAISLHSPDEEQRSSMMPVNKKYSLAEMKKVLLEYPVQTRHGITFEYVMIKGVNDSMTHAKKLVKFLHGMKAKVNLIPMNPHPGADNMVATDYDRMRDFQKYLSDRSIPAPVRYSRGQDVSAACGQLASKRKEELDLPPRTVALARRREYLDSKQK
- a CDS encoding alpha/beta fold hydrolase, with protein sequence MDIDYLEFSSLPLSLFDVCLKDEAGLQFLEFEGARIAFDFIPAQEACHRLLILVNGYQRTRQDFRAFRKKIEKISPNTATLSLDNRFSGETLDTGDDKLTVERMARDVSALAAIYCKKLNLTAFSLLGISMGGMIVQTLAAYNGNVDKLFLVSTTAGGSGRKWPVQVTDPKELKYKNPYVTLESTKEQMARYFGKRFLQGSPLLFDMMCKSILKARAENEASSDKSAEIQFYTSAIFDGTSFLTKIKAKTFIISGDEDHIIPLENSLYLKSNIENSVLKVYEGIGHLILIEEADKFVQDVSEFLV